A stretch of Kryptolebias marmoratus isolate JLee-2015 linkage group LG24, ASM164957v2, whole genome shotgun sequence DNA encodes these proteins:
- the pde4ba gene encoding cAMP-specific 3',5'-cyclic phosphodiesterase 4B isoform X4, with product MPEANYLLSVSWGYIKFKRMLNRELTHLSEMSRSGNQVSEFISNTFLDKQNEVEIPSPTSKTREKKKQQKQQLMTQISGVKKVSHGPSLSNSSISRFGVKTDKEEVLSKELEDLNKWGLNIFSVSEYSNNRPLTCIMYAIFQERDLLKTFKIPADTFVAYMMTLEDHYHSDVAYHNSLHAADVAQSTHILLSTPALDAVFTDLEILAAIFAAAIHDVDHPGVSNQFLINTNSELALMYNDESVLENHHLAVGFKLLQEDNCDIFQNLTKKQRQSLRKMVIDMVLATDMSKHMSLLADLKTMVETKKVTSSGVLLLDNYTDRIQVLRNMVHCADLSNPTKSLELYRQWTDRIMEEFFHQGDRERERGMEISPMCDKHTASVEKSQVGFIDYIVHPLWETWADLVHPDAQDILDTLEDNRNWYQSMIPQSPSPPFYDQGTHGHSGGTGVQGGGEKFQFDVALEEEDLEGMEKDGEGEEDEEEEEFEEEEDSLGNSRSPPLDYLDSQVPEEGAMIESAIEIVTHEASPTDT from the exons TTTAAGCGAATGTTGAATCGGGAGTTGACGCACCTATCCGAGATGAGTCGGTCTGGGAATCAGGTTTCCGAATTCATCTCCAACACCTTCCtag acaaacagaatgaagTGGAGATCCCATCACCAACATCGAAAACgcgagagaagaagaaacaacagaagcagcagctgatgacACAGATCAGTGGAGTTAAGAAGGTTTCTCATGGGCCCTCGCTGTCTAACAGCAGCATCTCTCGCTTCGGAGTAAAGACTGATAAAGAGGAGGTGCTGTCCAAGGAGCTGGAGGACCTGAACAAGTGGGGTCTAAACATCTTTAGCGTTTCAGAGTACTCCAACAACCGACCTCTCACCTGTATCATGTACGCCATTTTTCAG GAGAGAGaccttttaaagacatttaagatCCCGGCTGATACGTTTGTGGCTTACATGATGACGCTGGAGGATCACTACCATTCGGATGTGGCCTACCATAACAGTCTGCATGCTGCCGACGTCGCTCAGTCAACGCACATCCTTCTCTCCACTCCTGCTCTAGAT GCGGTCTTTACAGACCTTGAGATCCTAGCCGCCATCTTTGCTGCAGCTATCCATGATGTTGATCATCCTGGAGTATCAAACCAATTCCTAATCAATACCA ACTCTGAGCTGGCCCTGATGTACAATGATGAGTCTGTTCTGGAGAACCATCATTTGGCTGTAGGCTTCAAGCTGCTACAGGAAGACAACTGCGATATCTTCCAAAACCTCACAAAGAAGCAGAGACAGTCCCTGCGCAAGATGGTCATTGACATG GTTTTGGCGACAGACATGTCCAAACACATGAGTTTGTTAGCCGACCTGAAGACTATGGTTGAGACTAAGAAGGTGACAAGCTCTGGAGTATTGCTGCTAGACAATTACACCGACAGAATACAG GTGCTGCGTAACATGGTGCACTGTGCTGATCTGAGTAACCCTACAAAGTCCTTGGAGTTGTATCGTCAGTGGACTGACCGAATAATGGAGGAGTTCTTCCACCAGGGAGAtcgagagagggagagggggatGGAAATTAGCCCTATGTGTGATAAACACACAGCATCGGTGGAGAAGAGCCAG GTGGGTTTTATAGACTATATTGTTCATCCTCTGTGGGAAACTTGGGCAGATCTGGTGCACCCTGATGCCCAGGACATTCTGGACACTTTAGAGGATAACAGGAACTGGTACCAGAGCATGATTCCCCAGAGTCCCTCTCCTCCCTTTTACGACCAGGGCACTCATGGACACAGTGGAGGTACAGGTGTTcaaggaggaggggaaaaatTTCAATTTGACGTGGCTTTGGAGGAGGAAGACTTAGAAGGGATGGAAAAAGATGGCGAAGGAGAGGAagacgaagaggaggaagagtttgaggaggaagaggatagTCTTGGAAATTCTCGTTCTCCTCCTCTGGACTATTTGGACAGTCAGGTGCCTGAGGAGGGTGCCATGATTGAGTCGGCAATAGAGATTGTGACGCATGAGGCATCACCCACAGACACATAG